A stretch of Ciconia boyciana chromosome 36, ASM3463844v1, whole genome shotgun sequence DNA encodes these proteins:
- the PRODH2 gene encoding hydroxyproline dehydrogenase, with protein MGSVDPCGARLMSDDEAGTPLNFGEGTAFRLKSGRELVRALLVLRLCAFPRLVRHAGTILEVSRRVLGSRLWGGLLRATFYGQFVGGETPAEVVAAAGRLRAVGLRPMLAVPTEEDVGQEKDGEEWYEANRGAALECVGLAAATGPRPMMQLKVTALMSARLCETLSRRLAEPVAEVTLERVAAVMGGEVATFACLTPEENRHLGVSLRRLDDVAGYAATRGVRVLVDAEQSYVNPALSLTTLALMARHNRASPWVWNTYQAYLQDGKKRLAGDAATARRRGVCFGVKLVRGAYLELERRRAREGGDPDPVHPTLDDTHRSYGECLELALALAAQDREDVGVMVATHNELSVLHATQRMEELGIPRQGGGVCFGQLLGMCDHVSLALGEAGYAVYKSVPYGGAEATLPYLARRAQENQGVLQGARRERRLLARELRRRLLRRA; from the exons ATGGGGAGCGTTGACCCGTGTGGGGCCAGGTTAATGAGTGACGACGAAGcgg GAACCCCGTTAAATTTTGGGGAGGGGACGGCGTTTCGGTTGAAGAGTGGGCGGGAGCTGGTGCGGGCGCTGCTGGTGCTGCGGCTCTGCGCCTTCCCCCGCCTGGTCCGACACGCCGGCACG ATCTTAGAAGTCTCACGACGGGTTTTGGGGAGCCGGCTATGGGGCGGGCTGCTGCGAGCCACCTTCTACGGGCAGTTTGTGGGGGGCGAGACCCCCGCCGaggtggtggcggcggcggggcggttGCGCGCCGTGGGGCTGCGCCCCATGTTGGCCGTCCCCACCGAGGAAGATGTGGGGCAGGAGAAAGACGG ggaggagtgGTACGAAGCCAACCGGGGGGCGGCGCTGGAATGTGTGGGGCTGGCGGCCGCCACCGGCCCCCGGCCCATGATGCAGCTGAAGGTGACGGCCCTGATGAGCGCCCGCCTCTGC GAGACGCTGTCACGACGGCTGGCGGAGCCGGTGGCCGAGGTGACGCTGGAGCGGGTGGCAGCGGTGATGGGGGGCGAG GTCGCCACCTTCGCCTGCCTGACGCCGGAGGAGAACCGGCACTTGGGGGTCTCGCTACGGCGCCTGGACGACGTAGCCGGG TACGCGGCGACGCGGGGGGTGCGGGTGCTGGTGGACGCGGAGCAGAGCTACGTCAACCCGGCGTTGAGTTTGACGACTTTGGCCTTGATGGCGCGGCACAACCGGGCTTCGCCGTGGGTCTGGAACACCTACCAAGCTTATCTCCAG GACGGGAAGAAACGGTTGGCGGGGGACGCGGCGacggcgcggcggcggggggtgTGTTTCGGGGTGAAGTTGGTGCGAGGGGCGTACCTGGAATTGGAACGGCGCCGGGCgagggaagggggggacccCGATCCGGTGCACCCCACTTTAGATGACACCCACCGCAG CTACGGCGAGTGCCTGGAGCTGGCGCTGGCGCTGGCGGCGCAGGACAGGGAGGACGTGGGGGTGATGGTGGCCACCCATAACGAGCTCTCGGTGCTCCACGCCACCCAAAG AATGGAGGAGCTGGGCATCCCCCGGCAAGGAGGCGGCGTCTGCTTcgggcagctgctggggatgTGCGACCACGTCTCCCTGGCGTTGG GCGAAGCCGGTTACGCCGTCTACAAGTCGGTGCCGTACGGGGGAGCGGAGGCGACGCTGCCGTACCTGGCGCGGCGGGCGCAGGAGAATCAGGGGGTGCTGCAGGGCGCTCGGCGGGAGAGACGGCTCCTCGCCCGTGAGCTGCGGAGACGCCTCCTGCGGAGAGCCTGA
- the MAZ gene encoding LOW QUALITY PROTEIN: myc-associated zinc finger protein (The sequence of the model RefSeq protein was modified relative to this genomic sequence to represent the inferred CDS: deleted 2 bases in 1 codon), translated as MDPANWSSFIFQAAAAPPPPAAPAEALQVDLLPVLAAPPESTPAAAAAAAATTVDAAALKPPAPESAPPPVPPVPPVPPPSAEAPRKSKSKGPYICSLCAKEFKNGYNLRRHEAIHTGTKAARPGPAAMKMPTMVPLSLLSVSGLGGGGGAEGGAAAAAAAAATPKRARKNHACEMCGKAFRDVYHLNRHKLSHSDEKPYQCPVCQQRFKRKDRMSYHVRSHDGAVHKPYICSHCGKSFSRPDHLNSHVRQVHSTERPFKCETCEAAFATKDRLRAHTVRHEEKVPCHVCGKMLSAAYISDHMKVHSQGPNHVCELCNKGFTTAAYLRVHAVKDHGVAAPAPRRLLCKLCGVHCKTPAQLSGHLQTHGAAPPAEGPAPQGAPPLR; from the exons ATGGACCCCGCGAACTGGAGCAGCTTCATCTTCCAG gccgccgccgccccgccgccgcccgccgcccccgccgagGCGCTGCAGGTGGACCTGCTGCCGGTGCTGGCCGCCCCCCCGGAGAgcacccccgccgccgccgccgccgccgccgccaccaccgTGGACGCCGCCGCCCTCAAACCCCCCGCCCCCGAGtcggccccgccgccggtgCCGCCGGTGCCGCCGGTGCCGCCTCCCTCGGCCGAAGCGCCGCGCAAATCCAAGAGCAAAGGGCCCTACATCTGCTCGCTGTGCGCCAAGGAGTTCAAGAACGGCTACAACCTCCGGCGCCACGAGGCCATCCACACCGGCACCAaagccgcccgccccggccccgccgccatgAAGATGCCCACCATGGTGCCCCTCAGCCTGCTGAGCGTgtcggggctggggggcggcggcggggcggaggggggagcggcggcggcggcggcggcggcggccacgCCCAAGCGGGCGCGGAAGAACCACGCCTGCGAGATGTGCGGGAAGGCGTTTCGCGACGTCTACCACCTCAACCGCCACAAGCTGTCCCACTCGGACGAGAAGCCGTACCAGTGCCCCGTCTGCCAGCAGCGCTTCAAGCGCAAGGACCGGATGAGCTACCACGTCCGTTCCCATGACGGCGCCGTCCACAAGCCCTACATCTGCAGCCACTGTGGGAAGAGCTTCTCCAG GCCCGACCACCTCAACAGCCACGTGCGGCAGGTCCACTCCACGGAGCGCCCCTTCAAGTGCGAG ACCTGCGAGGCCGCCTTCGCCACCAAGGACCGGCTGCGGGCGCACACGGTGCGGCACGAGGAGAAGGTGCCGTGCCACGTCTGCGGGAAGATGCTGAGCGCCGCCTACATCTCCGACCACATGAAGGTCCACAGCCAGGGCCCCAACCACGTCTGCGAGCTCTGCAACAAAG GCTTCACCACGGCGGCGTACCTGCGGGTGCACGCGGTGAAGGACCACGGGGtggcggcc cccgccccccgacGCCTCCTCTGCAAACTCTGCGGGGTTCACTGCAAGACCCCCGCCCAGCTCAGCGGCCACCTCCAGACCCACggcgcagccccccccgccgAGGGGCCCGCTCCCCAGGGGGCTCCGCCGCTCCGCTGA
- the INO80E gene encoding INO80 complex subunit E: MGSGGGAGLPGSWRRRRRGMNGAAEGDGGGYKRRYRALKRRLKLLLYEQECFQEELRRAQRKLLKVSRDKSFLLDRLLQYENVDEDSSDSEATASSDNSEGEGAKGADPPPPKRKRSPRPPLPRPASPAACPLHAPSPPSIWPPRGRPARAAPPRPRPPPQGLPAPAAAPHPLCPSPRGVAREGPSPAPPPKGPPSPAPSPADAERRGEGSGDDPWTGTTSW, translated from the exons atggggagcggcggcggcgcggggctgccgggatcgtggcggcggcggcggcgggggatgAACGGGGCGGCCGAGGGTGATGGCGGCGGCTACAAGCGGCGGTACCGGGCGCTCAAGCGGCGCCTCAAGCTCCTGCTCTAC gaGCAGGAGTGCTTCCAGGAGGAGCTGCGCCGGGCCCAGCGCAAGCTGCTGAAGGTCTCGCGGGACAAGAg cttCCTCCTGGACCGGTTGCTGCAGTACGAGAACGTGGACGAGGATTCGTCAG atTCGGAAGCCACCGCCTCGTCCGACAACAGCGAGGGGGAGGGGGCGAAGGGGGCGGACCCTCCCCCACCCAAGAG GAAGCGCAgcccccgccctcccctcccccgcccggcttcccccgccgcctgcccccTACATG ccccttccccaccgaGTATTTGGCCCCCGAGGGGCCGCCCCGCCCgagcggccccgccccggccccgcccgccgccccaaGGGCTCCCGGCGCCTGCAG ctgccccccaccccctttgcccttcccctCGGGGCGTGGCCCGGGAgggcccctcccccgcccctccccccaagGGCCCCCCGTCCCCAGCACCGTCCCCGGCGGATGCTGAGCGacgcggggaggggagcggcgaCGACCCCTGGACGGGGACGACGAGCTGGTGA
- the HIRIP3 gene encoding HIRA-interacting protein 3 gives MAARGERSGRGSGHPKALKIGGERCKIESEEEEEEKEEEEEEEEEEEEEEEEEKLPHKNGVKPGKNRSENQKTPKIGGKRCKIESEEEEEEEEEEEEEEEEKEEEEEKEEEEEEEKEKQKLPQKNGVKTGKNGSDKQKKPLKTGGKRGKIGSEEEEEEDEEEEKLSQKNGVKTGKNGSENRKKPLKIGGKRGKMESGEEEEEEEEEEKEEEEQKQPRRKNGVKTGKNGGENQKKPLKIGGESGKMESEEEEEEEEEEEEEEEEEEEEEEDEKEKKLPRKNEVKKVKKRSKAENDKKPAKNGGEKGKTDSEEEEEEEEKEEEEEEERPVKNGVKKGKTRSEHQKKPVKNGAEKGKMESEEEEEEKEKEEEEEEEEEEEEKPLLKSGGQKAPARPEPVKNGAKSGKTGSKEEEEEEAGRKRQRRESSSSSSSLEEEERAPPRKVSGRRGGGPPPVRRLKRYIRACGARPNYKKLLGGCRSLRERVGVLRGSCRPSASPGSLGKGVLRAGGDLGCGGGFGGP, from the exons ATGGCGGCGCGGGGCGAGCGGAGCGGCCGAGG GAGCGGGCACCCAAAGGCCCTGAAAATTGGGGGGGAAAGGTGCAAAATTGAGagcgaggaagaggaggaagagaaagaggaagaggaggaggaagaggaggaggaagaggaagaggaggaggaagagaagctgCCCCACAAAAACGGGGTGAAACCGGGCAAAAACAGGAGCGAGAACCAAAAGACCCCGAAAATTGGGGGGAAAAGGTGCAAAATTGAGagcgaggaagaggaggaagaggaagaggaagaggaagaggaagaggaggagaaagaggaagaggaggagaaagaggaagaggaggaggaagagaaggaaaaacagaagctgcCCCAGAAAAATGGGGTGAAAACGGGCAAAAACGGGAGcgacaaacaaaaaaagccgctgaaaactggggggaaaaggggCAAAATTGggagtgaggaggaagaggaagaagacgaggaagaggagaagctgTCCCAGAAAAATGGGgtgaaaacaggcaaaaatggGAGTGAGAACCGAAAAAAGCCCCTGAAAATCGGGGGGAAACGGGGCAAAATGGagagtggggaggaagaggaagaggaagaggaggaggaaaaggaagaggaagaacaaaagcagcCACGCCGGAAAAATGGGGTGAAAACGGGCAAAAACGGGGGCGAGAATCAAAAAAAGCCCCTGAAAATTGGGGGGGAAAGCGGCAAAATGGAgagtgaggaagaggaagaggaggaggaagaggaggaggaagaggaagaggaggaggaagaggaggaggaagacgagaaagagaagaagctgCCCCGGAAAAATGAGGTGAAAAAGGTCAAAAAGAGGAGCAAGGCTGAGAACGACAAAAAGCCCGCGAAAAATGGGGGGGAAAAGGGCAAAACGGacagtgaggaagaggaggaggaagaggaaaaggaggaagaggaggaggaagagcggCCCGTGAAAAATGGGGTGAAAAAGGGCAAAACCAGGAGCGAGCATCAAAAAAAGCCCGTGAAAAATGGGGCAGAAAAGGGCAAAATGGAgagtgaggaagaggaagaggagaaagagaaagaggaagaagaggaggaagaggaagaagaggaggaaaagccgCTCCTAAAATCCGGGGGGCAAAAGGCCCCCGCAAGGCCGGAGCCTGTGAAAAACGGGGCGAAAAGCGGCAAAACGGGgagcaaggaggaagaggaggaagaggcggggaggaagaggcagaggcgggagtcttcctcctcctcttcctcgctAGAGGAGGAAGAGCGGGCCCCCCCCCGCAAG GTTTcggggcgccggggggggggccccccccccgTGCGGCGCCTGAAGCGCTACATCCGGGCGTGCGGGGCGCGCCCCAACTACAAGAAGCTTTTGGGGGGCTGCCGCAGCCTGCGGGAGAGAGTTGGGGTGCTGCGGGGGAGCTGCAGGCCCTCGGCCTCACCG GGCAGCCTCGGGAAGGGGGTTTTGAGGGCTGGGGGTGatttggggtgcgggggtggttttgggggccCCTga